Proteins from a single region of Gemmatimonadales bacterium:
- a CDS encoding DUF6798 domain-containing protein, producing AQRSSNDALFIVPPGMEGFREYARRSIYVDFKLFPASTVSAVPEWRERLDLISAPDGAARAAAGWPAVPLWDRSYASRNTPARIAELLRTTGADYFVWDRRGLDVPPYVSLPRDPDPAVHVVYANDRFEVYALAGAAHAAR from the coding sequence GCGCAACGGTCCTCTAACGATGCGCTGTTCATCGTGCCGCCGGGCATGGAAGGCTTCCGCGAGTACGCCCGCCGAAGCATCTACGTCGACTTCAAGCTCTTTCCCGCCTCGACGGTGTCGGCCGTGCCCGAGTGGCGCGAGCGGCTCGATCTCATCTCCGCTCCGGACGGCGCGGCGCGCGCGGCAGCCGGTTGGCCCGCGGTGCCGCTCTGGGACCGGAGCTACGCCAGTCGCAACACGCCTGCGCGCATCGCCGAGCTGCTGCGCACGACGGGCGCCGACTACTTCGTCTGGGACCGCCGCGGGCTCGACGTGCCACCCTATGTGAGCCTGCCGCGGGACCCGGATCCGGCCGTCCACGTGGTGTACGCCAACGACCGCTTCGAGGTGTACGCACTCGCCGGAGCAGCGCATGCGGCCCGCTGA
- a CDS encoding CapA family protein → MRPADVVGRLGESALALGMLCGAGFLGFRVLHPPEPWSTPIVLVDSVGPPPASPSGLSPLPGAPLASARLGFTGDLMQHRLQAGDDFTRSYAALAPLLRGFDLTVGNLEFPVDSAAPVGPGPRSATFNGSPAHLAALAAAGFDLVSTANNHAWDQGLGGIDATVAALTARGLTPVGTGGSARDSTAPVVRDAGGIRVAFLAYTFPPNARTDPSGASVPPSREAPVATLVFNDWTAEFRTAGVARIRADVARARAAGAEFVVAFVHWGREWHLEPDADQRRAAHDLVDAGVDLVVGAHPHVLEPPELYRGRLIAYSLGDFIADFHPLAARTGAVLAVDIAKTTDGVRATGFAFHPTLVVSPGHIVTPVHASDPGDARAAWRWARARLGTAVAP, encoded by the coding sequence ATGCGGCCCGCTGACGTCGTCGGCCGCCTCGGCGAATCGGCGCTCGCGCTCGGCATGCTCTGCGGCGCGGGCTTCCTCGGGTTCCGCGTGCTTCACCCGCCGGAGCCCTGGAGCACGCCCATCGTGCTGGTCGACAGCGTGGGCCCGCCGCCCGCGTCCCCGAGCGGGCTCTCGCCTTTGCCCGGTGCGCCGCTCGCCTCGGCGCGGCTCGGATTCACCGGCGACCTGATGCAGCACCGGCTCCAGGCCGGCGACGATTTCACGCGCTCCTACGCCGCGCTGGCGCCGCTCCTCCGCGGTTTCGACCTCACGGTGGGGAATCTGGAGTTTCCGGTGGACTCGGCCGCACCGGTGGGACCGGGGCCCAGGTCTGCCACCTTCAACGGCTCGCCGGCGCACCTCGCGGCGCTCGCGGCCGCCGGGTTCGATCTCGTAAGCACGGCGAACAATCACGCATGGGACCAGGGACTCGGCGGCATCGACGCGACGGTCGCAGCGCTCACTGCCCGGGGTCTCACGCCGGTGGGCACCGGCGGCAGCGCGCGTGACTCGACCGCGCCCGTCGTGCGCGACGCGGGCGGCATCCGGGTCGCATTCCTTGCCTACACCTTCCCGCCGAACGCACGCACCGACCCATCCGGCGCGAGCGTGCCGCCGAGCCGCGAGGCGCCGGTCGCGACGCTCGTCTTCAACGACTGGACCGCGGAGTTCCGCACCGCGGGCGTCGCGCGCATTCGCGCGGACGTGGCGCGTGCGCGTGCAGCGGGCGCCGAGTTCGTGGTGGCGTTCGTGCATTGGGGACGCGAGTGGCACCTCGAGCCCGACGCCGACCAGCGCCGCGCCGCGCACGACCTCGTCGACGCGGGCGTCGATCTCGTGGTCGGCGCGCATCCGCACGTGCTGGAACCGCCCGAGCTGTATCGCGGACGGCTCATCGCCTACTCCCTCGGCGATTTCATCGCCGACTTCCATCCGCTCGCGGCGCGCACGGGCGCTGTGCTGGCGGTCGACATTGCGAAGACCACGGATGGCGTCCGCGCCACGGGCTTCGCCTTTCACCCGACGCTCGTCGTCTCGCCCGGTCACATCGTGACCCCCGTCCACGCGTCGGACCCGGGCGATGCGCGGGCCGCGTGGCGCTGGGCCCGCGCGCGGCTCGGCACGGCCGTGGCGCCCTGA